The region AATAACATTGAGAAGATAAAGAAGATAGCCATTTTCTTTTGTTTAAATAAAGAGAATGCCTTTAATCCCAATGCATCATATAATGTCAACTTAGAGTCTGATTTATTAATAGGACAATTTGGTAATACAAAGCTATACAGGAAAAGAATAACACCTAAAATAGCTGATACGTAAAACTGGTGATAACTAGTTTGAAAACTTTTAAACCCTACGGCATTACCAAAGTGAAAACCTAGTACCCCGTCTTGAAATCCAACAAAGTTTACAAACAGCATCGCACAAATAAATCCAACTGTTCCTAATGTTCTAATGGGTGGAAAGTTAGTAATCGTATCTAAATTATTATGTTTTAAAATAGTATATGCAGCTGAATTAGATAAAGCGATAGTCGGCATAAAGAAAGCTACACTACAAGTATATAAAGTAAACATAGTAGTAAAATCTACATTACTTCCAGCCATCGCACCATACAATCCTGTAGCAAACATAAAGATAGCTGCCAGCAAATGATTTATTCCTAATAGTCTCTGTACTGGTATCCATCTATCAGCTACGATTCCCATTACAGCAGGCATAATTATAGATACTATCCCTTGTACTGCATAAAAAAGACCAATTTTAGGTCCTAACCCAACTGATCCTAAATAATTCCCCATGGATGTCAAGTAAGCTCCCCAAACTGCAAATTCGAGGTAACTCATCATCGTCAATTTTGCTTTTACATTCATTACGTATGATATTATTTCTGTGTTAATATTCTAAAGGCTATTACTCTTTAGATCGTGTTTTATAAGTGTATTCAGTTACTTAGCTCTATCGCGCGCTAGCTCAAGAATTAAGTCAAATTGTTCTTCTATTGTCAAGTGTGAGTTATCTACCTCTATCGCATCTGATGCCATTACTAATGGTGAGTCAACTCTAGAAGTATCGATATTATCTCGTTCTACTACATTGTTGAATACTGCCTCATAAGTCACATTTGGATCTTTAACACTTAATTCATCATAACGACGTTGTGCTCTAATCTCTGGTGAAGCGGTCATAAAAATCTTAAGTTCCGCACCAGGAAATACTACAGTACCGATATCTCTACCATCCATTACTACTCCCTTTGACTTACCCAAGTTCTGTTGTTGTTCTACTAACTTTCTTCTTACTTCTGGTACTTCTGCTATCTGGCTTACGAACTGTGATACCTCAAGACTACGGATTACCCCCTCTACATTCTCTTGATTCAAGAATACTTCTGCAAACCCTTTTTCTGGATTATATTCAAAATGTAAATCTATAGAGGATAAAGATTCTATAAGTTCTTCCTTATTAAAGTAATCTTTTTTTATTAAGCCCTTTCTCATTGCGTGCAAAGTTACAGCTCTATACATCGCTCCTGTATCGATGTATACATAACTAAGTGATTTTGCAAGTGATTTTGCTAATGTACTTTTTCCTGTAGAGGAAAAACCATCAATCGCTATGGTAATTTTTTTCAAACTGAAAAATTTAAAAATTAGTTTAAACTCAT is a window of Myroides oncorhynchi DNA encoding:
- a CDS encoding MFS transporter — protein: MNVKAKLTMMSYLEFAVWGAYLTSMGNYLGSVGLGPKIGLFYAVQGIVSIIMPAVMGIVADRWIPVQRLLGINHLLAAIFMFATGLYGAMAGSNVDFTTMFTLYTCSVAFFMPTIALSNSAAYTILKHNNLDTITNFPPIRTLGTVGFICAMLFVNFVGFQDGVLGFHFGNAVGFKSFQTSYHQFYVSAILGVILFLYSFVLPNCPINKSDSKLTLYDALGLKAFSLFKQKKMAIFFIFSMLLGVSLQITNGYANPFITTFKDIPDFANSWGANNANALISLSQVSETLCILLIPFFLKRFGIKVVMLMSMFAWVLRFGFFGFGDPGNGVWMFMLSMIVYGIAFDFFNVSGSLYVDNETPEDIRSSAQGVFMMMTNGFGATIGMLIAQYIVNHFVYSQEDILLQLEGWRHSWLIFAGYALVVTVLFAVLFKYKHKPEAVQNIKH
- the cmk gene encoding (d)CMP kinase, whose amino-acid sequence is MKKITIAIDGFSSTGKSTLAKSLAKSLSYVYIDTGAMYRAVTLHAMRKGLIKKDYFNKEELIESLSSIDLHFEYNPEKGFAEVFLNQENVEGVIRSLEVSQFVSQIAEVPEVRRKLVEQQQNLGKSKGVVMDGRDIGTVVFPGAELKIFMTASPEIRAQRRYDELSVKDPNVTYEAVFNNVVERDNIDTSRVDSPLVMASDAIEVDNSHLTIEEQFDLILELARDRAK